The Antennarius striatus isolate MH-2024 chromosome 11, ASM4005453v1, whole genome shotgun sequence genome window below encodes:
- the rrbp1a gene encoding ribosome-binding protein 1a, with amino-acid sequence MDIYDPQTLGIMVFGGFMVISAVGIALVSTFSMKETSYEEALAKQRRELGKTQPIRSEKKKKDKVSEKKNRGKKKEEKPNGKIPEPEEVQPEAEADTVNEPATAPVVAAAPTLPPPPVSAPAPEPVPAVDVAPTPAPAPKETQPKAAAEPSPTLTESSPVPSPKDKKKKKVAKVEAAPTPSVPLLVAPAPLSSSEPASIKATTAATPAKSAPASNKSAPASNKSAPASNKSAPASNKSAPASNKSAPASNKSAPASEKSAPASNKSAPASEKSAPASNKSAPASEKSAPASEKSAPASNKSAPASEKSAPASNKSAPASEKSAPASEKSAPASNKSAPASNKSAPASEKSAPASNKSAPASNKSAPASNKSAPASNKSAPASNKSAPASNKSAPSSAKSAQVPGKPVATQAKSSSVPPKTAPVLEAVSKGVLLMAAPPVGSQQVLAVVGKSQEAKKKASKKKSELPVAVVDSPDAPLYLPYKALLSTINSMVFSEGEVHKLIEILSEKAGIVQDTWHKATQKGDPVATLKKQLEEKEKQLTAEQEEASVAKNRVRELTKELSAERSKVTSVETRLSSQLSKREQEMIALQARMQASYQDHVAQTQTLNAKILNLQDQLEKGPSAQLARLQQENSILRDALNQATSQAESKQNAELAKLRQECTKLTKELGEKTESLLADEHIRKGLEVKLSTTEKQLSQLQASHSQSEQALQRKLEEVCEELRTTQSRNTSLQASLDKTQVDSNTLSESQLCIGRLEADIRERSAQVDALTVQLEETKAEKSHLVQQVASFSSLLEESQTKKEEDNNQVNAAELEQLKHSLQERNDQLSTLHDELKQLQMKQEAAEKTIVELEQRNKSEDTGLIQSLQDEVKSMKEEMVQLNNTPSDDSELKLLQNSLTEKDSLVASLQEELREVKERKAIDENIMAALTSFQTETKESLQSLFPHIPMETEQSQWLQVFMQKAQETVNQQDQVSQSSTSHELLQKLKETEESYGSLQTECEQYRTVLAETERMLKHLQQSVEEEELVWKSKLSNADEQLRGALEKITKLEAENKNIEQLKEQMMLLESQFEKQSESQDASEEMKELKHQLSECQSHLLLAQKEAQAHREELAQVREQLGKVTMQVQQEQNGPSEAKPSQVQKEMSQTAEEMHMEVAQRKQLSEEFEQAQRTITDLQAQLDLLKDSSESPQADTEDVVQLKERLEKEKKLSKDLGHAATKLQQLLKATQEQLTKEREVVRTLQEHLEGKGEYVELKEGTSV; translated from the exons ATGGATATCTATGATCCCCAGACCCTTGGGATAATGGTGTTTGGTGGATTCATGGTGATCTCTGCAGTTGGGATTGCTCTTGTTTCCACCTTCTCCATGAAGGAGACTTCTTACGAGGAGGCCCTGGCTAAACAACGTAGAGAGTTGGGTAAGACACAACCCATTCGCTccgagaaaaagaagaaggacaaAGTGTCTGAGAAGAAGAACCgtggaaagaagaaagaagaaaagccaAATGGAAAGATCCCAGAGCCTGAAGAAGTTCAACCAGAAGCTGAAGCTGACACAGTCAATGAACCCGCTACTGCCCCAGTAGTAGCTGCTGCCCCTACTTTACCACCACCCCCTgtctctgctcctgctcctgagcCTGTCCCTGCCGTAGATGTTGCACCAACTCCTGCCCCAGCACCCAAAGAGACCCAGCctaaagctgctgctgaacCAAGCCCTACCTTGACCGAGTCCTCACCAGTTCCATCGCctaaagacaagaaaaaaaagaaggtggCTAAGGTGGAGGCAGCCCCTACCCCGTCAGTTCCACTTCTTGTTGCCCCTGCGCCCCTGTCATCCTCAGAGCCTGCTTCTATTAAAGCAACCACTGCAGCCACCCCAGCCAAGTCTGCCCCCGCATCAAACAAGTCTGCCCCCGCATCAAACAAGTCTGCCCCCGCATCAAACAAGTCTGCCCCCGCATCAAACAAGTCTGCCCCCGCATCAAACAAGTCTGCCCCCGCATCAAACAAGTCTGCCCCCGCATCAGAAAAGTCTGCCCCCGCATCAAACAAGTCTGCCCCCGCATCAGAAAAGTCTGCCCCCGCATCAAATAAGTCTGCCCCCGCATCAGAAAAGTCTGCCCCCGCATCAGAAAAGTCTGCCCCCGCATCAAATAAGTCTGCCCCCGCATCAGAAAAGTCTGCCCCCGCATCAAATAAGTCTGCCCCCGCATCAGAAAAGTCTGCCCCCGCATCAGAAAAGTCTGCCCCCGCATCAAATAAGTCTGCCCCCGCATCAAATAAGTCTGCCCCCGCATCAGAAAAGTCTGCCCCCGCATCAAATAAGTCTGCCCCCGCATCAAATAAGTCTGCCCCCGCATCAAATAAGTCTGCCCCCGCATCAAATAAGTCTGCCCCCGCATCAAATAAGTCTGCCCCCGCATCAAATAAGTCTGCCCCCTCCTCAGCCAAATCTGCCCAAGTACCAGGAAAGCCTGTTGCAACACAAGCCAAGTCTTCATCAGTTCCACCAAAGACTGCCCCCGTGCTGGAGGCTGTCTCTAAAGGCGTCCTACTGATGGCAGCGCCCCCTGTAGGATCTCAGCAGGTTCTCGCTGTTGTAGGAAAATCACAGGAAGCCAAGAAGAAGGCATCAAAGAAAAAGTCTGAGCTGCCTG tGGCGGTGGTGGATTCTCCTGATGCTCCACTGTATCTACCGTACAAAGCTCTGTTGTCCACCATCAATAGCATGGTGTTCAGTGAGGGAGAGGTTCACAAACTTATTGAGATCCTGTCTGAAAAAGCCGGCATCGTTCAGGACACCTGGCACAAG GCCACTCAGAAAGGAGACCCAGTGGCGACACTGAAGAAAcaactggaggagaaggagaagcagctGACGGCAGAACAAGAGGAGGCTTCAGTAGCGAAGAACCGTGTCAGAGAACTCACTAAG GAGCTGTCTGCTGAGAGGTCTAAGGTGACcagtgtggagacgaggctgaGTTCACAGCTGAGTAAAAGGGAGCAGGAAATGATTGCTCTTCAAGCCCGCATGCAGGCCAGTTACCAGGACCATGTAGCCCAGACCCAAACCCTCAATGCAAAG atcCTTAACCTCCAGGACCAGCTGGAAAAAGGCCCCAGTGCCCAGCTGGCCCGTCTACAGCAGGAGAATTCCATTCTTCGTGATGCCCTCAACCAAGCAACTAGTCAGGCTGAGAGCAA ACAAAATGCTGAGCTGGCCAAGCTGCGTCAGGAATGCACCAAGTTAACCAAGGAGcttggagaaaagacagaaagtcTGCTGGCTGATGAGCACATCAGGAAAGGGCTGGAGGTCAAGCTCTCCACCACTGAGAAGCAGCTCTCCCAGTTGCAG GCCAGCCATTCACAGAGTGAACAGGCGTTACAGCGGAAACTGGAGGAGGTGTGTGAGGAGCTCAGAACAACACAGAGCAGAAACACCAGCCTGCAGGCCTCTTTGGACAAGACCCAGGTGGACAGCAACACGCTGTCAG AGTCCCAGTTGTGTATCGGGAGATTGGAAGCTGATATTCGGGAGCGCTCTGCTCAGGTGGATGCCCTGACTGTTCAGTTGGAGGAAACAAAAGCTGAGAAAAGCCACCTTGTCCAGCAGGTGGCCTCCTTCAGCTCACTGCTTGAGGAAAGCCAGACCAAAAAGGAGGAGGACAACAATCAG GTGAATGCTGCGGAATTGGAGCAGTTAAAGCACAG CCTTCAAGAGAGAAATGACCAGCTTAGCACACTTCATGACGAACTGAAGCAACTTCAGATGAAGCAAGAAGCTGCT GAGAAAACTATTGTTGAGCTGGAGCAAAGAAACAAGAG TGAAGACACCGGCCTCATTCAGTCACTTCAGGATGAagtaaaaagcatgaaagaagAAATGGTGCAACTCAACAACACACCA TCGGATGATTCCGAGCTCAAACTACTACAGAACAG TCTGACTGAGAAGGATTCCCTTGTCGCATCACTACAAGAGGAACTGAGagaagtgaaagaaagaaaggccATTGATGAA AACATTATGGCAGCGCTGACGTCCTTTCAAACTGAAACCAAAGAAAGTCTCCAGTCTCTGTTTCCTCACATACCGATGGAGACAGAGCAG TCCCAGTGGTTACAAGTATTTATGCAGAAGGCTCAGGAAACTGTCAACCAGCAGGACCAGGTGTCTCAGTCAAGCACATCGCAT GAATTGCTTCAAAAGCTGAAGGAGACTGAGGAGAGCTATGGCTCATTGCAGACTGAATGTGAACAATACAGGACTGTTTTGGCTGAAACG GAAAGAATGTTGAAACATCTGCAGCAGagtgtggaagaagaagagctggTGTGGAAGTCCAAGTTGTCTAATGCAGATGAACAGCTGAGAGGG GCTTTGGAGAAGATCACCAAACTggaggcagaaaataaaaatattgaacag CTGAAGGAGCAGATGATGCTTCTGGAATCCCAGTTTGAGAAGCAGTCAGAGTCCCAGGATGCgtcagaggagatgaaggag CTGAAGCACCAGCTGTCAGAATGCCAAAGCCACCTGCTTTTGGCCCAGAAGGAGGCACAGGCACACAGGGAGGAGCTTGCACAG gtcAGGGAGCAGCTTGGCAAGGTGACGATGCAGGTTCAACAAGAACAGAATGGCCCATCTGAAGCCAAACCGAGTCAG GTGCAGAAGGAGATGAGTCAGACGGCTGAGGAGATGCACATGGAGGTAGCTCAGAGGAAACAGCTGTCAGAAGAGTTTGAACAG GCCCAGAGGACTATAACAGACCTTCAGGCACAGCTTGATCTTCTGAAGGATTCTTCTGAGTCACCACAAGCTGACACTGAAGATGTTGTACAGCTCAAG GAGCgcctggagaaggagaagaagttgTCCAAAGATCTCGGCCACGCAGCGACcaagctgcagcagcttctcaaAGCTACTCAGGAGCAGCTGAccaaagagagagaggtggTGAGAACACTACAGGAGCACCTGGAAGGCAAG GGAGAATATGTGGAGCTGAAGGAAGGAACGTCTGTCTGA